The Stigmatella ashevillena genomic sequence CCATGCCCGGGTCATCCGTAGGGGGACCATGAAGACCGCCGCACTTCCCGAGACCATGCGCGCCCTGTGCCTCATGGACTATCAGGGGGGACTCGGGTCCCTGCGACTCATGGAGCGCCCCTTGCCGAAGCCTTCGGCCGGGCAGCTCTTGGTGCGTGTCGCGGCAGCGCCCATTCACCCCGCGGACAGGATGTTCCTGCAAGGCCGGTATGGGGTGAAGAAGCCCCTGCCGGTGGTGCCCGGGTTCGAGGGCAGTGGCACCGTGGTGGCCGCGGGGAGCCTGTCAGGGCGGCTGTTGGTGGGACGCAGGGTGGGGGTATCGGTTTCCGCGGAGTCCGACGGAACGTGGGCGGAGTATGTGGTGGTGCCCCTGGCCCAGTGCCTGCCGTTGTTGCCGCGCATGAGTGACGAGCAGGGGGCCAGCCTCTTCGTCAACCCCTTCTCGGCCTGGGCGTTGATGGAGAGGGCGCGCAAGGGCAAGCACCCGGCGCTGGTGCAGAGCGCCGCGGCGAGTGCCCTGGGGCGCATGCTGCTGAAGCAGGCCCTCAAGGAGAAGCTTCCCCTGGTGAACATCGTCCGCCGGGCGGCGCAGGAGGAGTTGCTGCGGGGGCTGGGGGCCGAGCACGTGGTGAACAGCAGCGAGCCGGAGTTCGAGGAGCGCTTGCGGCTCCTCTGCCATGAGCTGGGGGTGACGCTGGGCTTCGACGCGGTGGCGGGCTCGATGACGGGACACATCCTTCAAGCGCTGCCAGAGGGAGGGACGGTGGTCGTCTACGGTGAGCTCTCGGGCGAGGAGTGCCGCATTCCCGCGGGTGAGCTGATCTTCCGAAGGAAGAAGGTGGAAGGCTTCTGGCTGTCAACGTGGCTCAGCCACGGCATCGGCAGGTCCCAGCTCCGGGCACTGGTGGATATTCCGTTGAGGGGGGGCAAGGACTTCGAGACTCCCGTTCGCGCGGGCTTTCCCCTCGAGTCGGCGGAGGAAGCGTTGCGCCTGGCTGCGTCGGACATGACCGAGGGCAAGGTGTTCTTCACCCCGAACCGCTGAGCCGGGAGGGTCTTCAGCCCTTCGGGCGGGAAATGGGG encodes the following:
- a CDS encoding zinc-binding dehydrogenase, with translation MKTAALPETMRALCLMDYQGGLGSLRLMERPLPKPSAGQLLVRVAAAPIHPADRMFLQGRYGVKKPLPVVPGFEGSGTVVAAGSLSGRLLVGRRVGVSVSAESDGTWAEYVVVPLAQCLPLLPRMSDEQGASLFVNPFSAWALMERARKGKHPALVQSAAASALGRMLLKQALKEKLPLVNIVRRAAQEELLRGLGAEHVVNSSEPEFEERLRLLCHELGVTLGFDAVAGSMTGHILQALPEGGTVVVYGELSGEECRIPAGELIFRRKKVEGFWLSTWLSHGIGRSQLRALVDIPLRGGKDFETPVRAGFPLESAEEALRLAASDMTEGKVFFTPNR